The following proteins come from a genomic window of Geomonas sp. RF6:
- the proB gene encoding glutamate 5-kinase, with the protein MRKDLLRKAKRIVVKIGSGVLTNEENGVDPSFLAGLAADVSKLRQKGLEVVIVSSGAVAAGRQAMGLTERPKTIPQKQAAAAVGQSRLMRAYEEAFSAFGLMVAQILLTRDDLANRLRFQNARATLDTLLANGIVPIINENDTVAVEEIKFGDNDNLSALVTNLVEAQLLLILTDTDGLYTADPRKNPDALLIHEVASITRDLERCAGGTGTSVGTGGMATKVAAAKKVVKSGVAAIIFNGKKSGNVLRAMQGEEVGTLFLPCGECLNRRKHWIAFTLRPAGSLIVDAGAAEFVARKGKSLLPSGISGVEGRFHRGACVRLRAPDGVEFARGIVDYSSQEIEKIRGAKSSEIEQILGFRYGDDVIHRDNLVLLV; encoded by the coding sequence ATGCGGAAGGACTTACTCAGAAAAGCTAAACGGATCGTGGTGAAAATAGGGAGCGGCGTCCTCACCAATGAGGAAAACGGCGTCGATCCCTCCTTCCTGGCGGGGCTCGCCGCCGACGTTTCGAAGCTGCGCCAGAAGGGGCTCGAGGTGGTCATCGTCTCCTCCGGCGCCGTTGCCGCCGGGCGACAGGCGATGGGGCTCACCGAGCGCCCGAAGACCATACCCCAGAAGCAGGCTGCGGCAGCGGTGGGGCAGTCGAGGCTCATGCGCGCGTACGAGGAAGCATTCTCGGCGTTCGGGCTTATGGTGGCGCAGATCCTCCTGACCCGCGACGACCTCGCCAACCGGCTCCGCTTCCAGAACGCCCGCGCCACTCTCGATACCCTTCTCGCCAACGGCATCGTCCCCATAATCAATGAAAACGATACCGTGGCGGTGGAGGAGATCAAGTTCGGCGACAACGACAACCTGTCCGCCCTGGTGACAAACCTGGTAGAGGCGCAGCTCCTCCTGATACTTACCGATACCGACGGGCTCTACACAGCCGATCCCCGCAAGAACCCCGATGCCCTCCTCATCCACGAAGTCGCCTCCATCACCCGCGACCTGGAGCGGTGCGCAGGTGGTACCGGTACGAGTGTCGGGACCGGGGGGATGGCCACGAAGGTCGCCGCCGCCAAGAAGGTGGTGAAGTCCGGCGTCGCCGCCATCATCTTCAACGGCAAGAAGAGCGGAAACGTGCTGCGCGCCATGCAGGGCGAGGAGGTCGGCACCCTCTTCCTGCCGTGCGGAGAGTGCCTGAACCGCCGCAAGCACTGGATAGCCTTCACGCTGCGCCCGGCCGGCTCCCTTATCGTCGATGCCGGCGCCGCCGAGTTCGTGGCGCGAAAAGGGAAGAGCCTCCTGCCATCCGGCATATCCGGTGTGGAGGGGCGTTTTCACCGTGGCGCCTGCGTGAGACTGAGGGCTCCCGACGGCGTCGAATTCGCCCGCGGCATTGTGGACTATTCCAGCCAGGAGATAGAAAAGATCCGCGGCGCGAAGAGTTCGGAGATCGAGCAGATCCTCGGCTTCCGCTACGGGGACGATGTCATCCATCGGGATAACCTGGTGCTGCTGGTGTAG